The following proteins are encoded in a genomic region of Peromyscus eremicus chromosome 14, PerEre_H2_v1, whole genome shotgun sequence:
- the Gpr132 gene encoding probable G-protein coupled receptor 132 yields the protein MRTEPTRAAGNTTLGSSETCHTPYEESRVVLMVVYSAVCMLGLPANCLTAWLTLLQVLQRNVLAVYLFCLSLCELLYISTLPLWIIYIRNQHSWSLGPQACKVTAYIFFCNIYISILLLCCISCDRYLAVVYALESRGHRHQKTAIFISAGVFALVGLVNYPVFNLPMEKSSCFEPLRVNATIATYHYLRFTFGFAVPLGTLAFTNYRVFRSIKLSTSLSAAQKAKVKHVAIAVVAIFLVCFAPYHLVLLVKAVSFSFFRGAMDAVCAFEGRLYTVSVVFLCLSTVNSVADPIIYVLTTDHSRQEVSRIHTGWKKWSTKTEVTYLKDSEETRSPTALAHTYTFPKPVHPPGSQPAEPGLQCSAERLPEEFC from the coding sequence GAAACACCACGCTGGGGTCCTCTGAGACCTGCCACACACCCTATGAGGAGAGCAGAGTGGTCCTGATGGTGGTGTACAGCGCAGTGTGCATGCTGGGCCTGCCGGCCAACTGCCTCACTGCATGGTTGACACTGCTGCAGGTGCTGCAGAGAAACGTGCTAGCGGTCTACCTGTTCTGCCTGTCACTCTGCGAGCTGCTCTATATTAGCACGCTGCCACTTTGGATCATCTACATCCGGAACCAGCACAGCTGGAGCCTGGGTCCGCAGGCCTGCAAGGTGACGGCTTACATCTTCTTCTGCAACATCTATATCAGCATCCTCTTGCTGTGCTGCATTTCCTGCGACCGCTACCTGGCAGTGGTCTACGCACTGGAGAGCCGAGGCCACCGCCACCAGAAGACGGCCATCTTCATTTCTGCCGGTGTGTTTGCTCTTGTTGGACTGGTGAACTACCCGGTGTTTAACCTACCGATGGAGAAGAGCTCCTGCTTTGAGCCCCTGAGGGTGAACGCTACCATAGCCACCTACCACTACCTGCGGTTTACCTTTGGCTTCGCCGTCCCTCTCGGCACTCTAGCGTTCACCAATTACCGAGTTTTCAGGAGCATCAAGCTGAGCACGAGCCTGAGCGCGGCCCAGAAGGCTAAGGTGAAGCACGTCGCCATCGCGGTTGTCGCCATCTTCCTGGTCTGCTTTGCCCCCTACCACCTGGTGCTCCTCGTCAAGGCTGTCAGCTTTTCCTTCTTCAGGGGAGCCATGGATGCTGTGTGTGCCTTTGAAGGCAGACTGTACACCGTCTCCGTGGTGTTCCTGTGCCTGTCCACAGTTAATAGTGTGGCCGACCCCATCATCTATGTGCTAACTACAGACCATTCTCGACAAGAAGTGTCCAGAATCCACACGGGGTGGAAAAAGTGGTCCACAAAGACGGAGGTTACATACTTAAAGGACTCAGAGGAGACACGCTCACCCACAGCGCTTGCACACACCTACACCTTCCCCAAGCCTGTGCATCCTCCAGGGTCACAGCCGGCTGAGCCGGGTTTACAGTGCTCCGCAGAAAGACTGCCTGAGGAATTCTGCTAA